Proteins from a single region of Pseudopedobacter saltans DSM 12145:
- a CDS encoding sugar transferase — protein MEFQNINHNTYTTESSVLKVIYYAEGFKEELESSFENGLYSVKEFNSIKTLTEETQSFSINDLNNNLLIEISPENTNEVFQIVENLKNHWLTRNIIIILLLTESNQAITRRALKLGVSDCYNPPIPFSDVKERLRFLSFYKQLRAEKKDLYPIEIEEYKIPSGKRMLDLLLSSIALISLSPLFLLVAILIKLDSKGPVFYTSKRVGTGYKIFDFYKFRSMKKDADKEVEKLSKNNQYQGGDAAFFKIKDDPRVTKLGNFLRNSSIDELPQLLNVLKGDMSLVGNRPLPLYEAEKLTTNEWSMRFLAPAGLTGLWQISRRGKKDMSERERKKLDNFYASNYSIWLDLKIIFKTIPALLQKEKV, from the coding sequence ATGGAATTCCAAAATATCAATCATAATACCTACACCACTGAAAGCTCAGTACTGAAAGTAATATACTATGCCGAGGGTTTCAAAGAGGAATTAGAATCTAGTTTTGAAAATGGGCTATATTCTGTAAAGGAATTTAATTCAATTAAGACGTTAACAGAGGAGACTCAATCTTTTTCTATTAATGATCTTAACAATAATCTACTTATCGAAATCAGTCCGGAAAATACCAATGAGGTTTTTCAAATTGTAGAAAATTTAAAAAACCACTGGTTAACGAGAAATATCATCATCATTCTTTTATTAACGGAAAGCAATCAGGCTATTACAAGAAGAGCGTTAAAATTGGGCGTAAGTGACTGTTATAATCCTCCTATACCTTTTAGTGATGTTAAAGAAAGGCTTAGATTTTTATCTTTTTATAAACAGTTAAGAGCAGAAAAAAAAGATCTATATCCGATAGAAATTGAAGAGTATAAAATTCCTTCGGGTAAAAGAATGTTAGATCTTTTACTATCCTCTATAGCTTTAATAAGTTTAAGCCCTCTATTTTTATTAGTTGCAATATTGATTAAGTTAGACTCCAAAGGACCTGTGTTTTACACAAGTAAACGAGTAGGTACAGGATATAAAATTTTCGATTTCTATAAGTTCCGCTCCATGAAAAAAGACGCAGATAAGGAAGTCGAAAAATTATCTAAAAACAATCAATACCAAGGCGGAGACGCTGCTTTTTTTAAAATTAAAGATGATCCTCGGGTAACTAAATTAGGCAATTTCTTAAGAAATAGTAGCATTGATGAACTTCCTCAGTTATTGAATGTTCTTAAGGGCGATATGTCTTTGGTAGGAAATCGGCCTTTGCCTTTATACGAGGCGGAGAAATTGACTACAAACGAGTGGTCTATGCGTTTCTTGGCTCCTGCGGGGCTTACAGGACTTTGGCAAATTAGCCGAAGAGGAAAAAAAGATATGTCTGAACGAGAAAGAAAGAAACTCGATAATTTCTATGCAAGCAATTATTCCATATGGCTTGATCTAAAAATTATTTTCAAGACAATCCCTGCCCTTTTACAAAAAGAAAAAGTATAA
- a CDS encoding DUF294 nucleotidyltransferase-like domain-containing protein, with protein MNKLVELLKKTKPFDLLPDSILKGVADALTEIKYYKDTLAYRQEVTEMKGVDIIYEGEYETFFFDPSENKRSVEVHHTPYCFGGISILLNRTKALKSVIAKKGTIIYSLPRKDFIGLCNAYDEFFQYYTADFGKRMLDEEFAHFVKKPASFEESYIAAEQLYSRKIEGIIYKDIVSCDADTPIFEAARHMAKNKVSCLFVKDKNENIIGYATDITLRDNVIAEKRNPEEPISSVMDNPIVSISNQAYLYEAVLMMFRTKTKYLLVEKEGKYVGFLSRNRLLSEQGQSPLVFIQSVRSAVTVEELREKWNYVPEIINQLLGRGVHAEIVNQVITTIADTIAIKVIEKIIGEMGEPPAKFVFMVTGSEGRKEQTLKTDQDNAIIYEDKANEHREMVREYFLEFAKRVSDNLNDIGFVYCKGGYMASNPDWTHSLSHWKRNYKKWIEESVPENAIKFSTFFDCRYLYGDRTIIHQLKEFLEEELQKPIERFFAHIAKNALQYEPPLTFFNNIRTQTIGKSEVFDIKNAMTPIVDLVRVYALRKRIYEENTGERLKKLMELGVFSPEQYHELYQSYYYLMGMRLKNQANQIMIAKTGPDNYIQIDKLTKIEKATLKEIFKTIYNFQVGIKMRFTNNLLG; from the coding sequence ATGAACAAATTGGTCGAACTTTTAAAGAAAACAAAACCTTTTGATTTGCTTCCTGATAGCATTTTAAAAGGCGTAGCCGACGCACTTACAGAAATAAAATACTATAAAGATACACTGGCTTACCGTCAGGAAGTTACCGAAATGAAAGGTGTTGATATTATTTACGAAGGTGAATATGAGACATTCTTTTTTGACCCTTCCGAAAATAAACGATCAGTAGAAGTCCATCATACTCCTTATTGTTTTGGGGGTATTTCTATCTTATTAAACCGAACCAAAGCTCTAAAATCTGTCATTGCAAAGAAAGGAACTATCATTTATAGCTTGCCAAGAAAAGACTTTATTGGCTTATGTAATGCTTACGACGAATTTTTCCAATACTACACAGCAGATTTCGGAAAGCGAATGCTTGATGAGGAGTTTGCTCATTTTGTTAAAAAACCAGCATCATTTGAAGAAAGTTACATTGCTGCAGAGCAACTGTATTCCAGAAAAATAGAAGGAATAATTTATAAAGATATCGTTTCTTGCGATGCCGACACCCCTATTTTCGAAGCAGCAAGGCATATGGCTAAGAATAAAGTAAGTTGTCTATTCGTAAAAGATAAGAACGAAAACATTATTGGTTATGCAACGGATATTACGCTGCGGGATAATGTAATTGCAGAAAAGAGAAATCCGGAGGAGCCAATATCATCCGTAATGGATAACCCTATTGTTTCTATATCCAATCAGGCTTATTTATATGAGGCTGTATTAATGATGTTTAGAACAAAAACTAAATATCTTTTAGTGGAAAAGGAAGGTAAATATGTAGGCTTTTTGAGTAGAAACAGATTACTGAGTGAACAGGGACAATCTCCACTCGTGTTTATCCAATCAGTTAGATCTGCGGTAACCGTGGAGGAACTTAGGGAAAAATGGAATTACGTTCCCGAAATTATCAACCAATTATTGGGACGGGGCGTACATGCAGAGATCGTAAATCAGGTAATCACAACCATAGCAGACACAATCGCTATTAAAGTAATTGAAAAGATTATCGGTGAAATGGGTGAACCTCCCGCTAAATTTGTTTTTATGGTTACAGGTAGCGAAGGCCGTAAAGAACAAACCCTTAAAACCGATCAGGACAATGCAATTATTTACGAAGACAAAGCCAACGAACACCGGGAAATGGTTAGGGAATATTTCCTGGAATTTGCCAAAAGAGTCTCCGATAATTTAAATGATATAGGTTTCGTGTATTGCAAAGGTGGTTATATGGCCAGCAATCCGGACTGGACGCATTCTCTTTCACATTGGAAACGCAATTATAAAAAATGGATTGAAGAATCTGTTCCGGAAAATGCGATCAAATTCTCTACATTTTTCGATTGTAGATATTTATACGGAGACAGAACCATTATTCATCAGTTAAAAGAGTTCTTAGAAGAAGAGCTTCAAAAACCTATAGAACGCTTTTTTGCGCATATCGCTAAAAATGCACTTCAGTATGAACCTCCATTAACTTTCTTTAACAACATCAGAACACAAACAATTGGCAAATCAGAAGTATTTGATATAAAAAACGCCATGACTCCTATTGTCGATCTTGTTCGCGTTTATGCACTTCGTAAAAGAATATACGAAGAAAATACAGGAGAAAGATTGAAGAAGCTTATGGAACTGGGTGTTTTTAGTCCTGAGCAATATCATGAATTATATCAATCTTATTATTATTTGATGGGAATGAGGCTTAAAAACCAGGCAAATCAAATTATGATAGCTAAAACAGGGCCTGATAATTATATACAGATTGATAAACTTACAAAAATCGAGAAAGCTACATTAAAAGAGATATTCAAAACAATTTATAATTTTCAGGTAGGTATAAAAATGCGGTTTACTAATAATCTACTGGGATAA
- the rpsO gene encoding 30S ribosomal protein S15 → MYLSTEKKKEIFKEHGNAETNTGSPEGQVALFTYRIAHLTGHLKSNRKDFSTQLALQKLVGKRRALLAYLYKKDINRYRAIIKSLGLRDIIKSI, encoded by the coding sequence ATGTATTTAAGTACAGAAAAGAAGAAGGAAATCTTCAAAGAACACGGAAACGCTGAAACAAACACAGGTTCTCCGGAAGGACAAGTTGCATTATTCACTTACAGAATTGCACATTTAACTGGCCACTTAAAATCTAACAGAAAAGATTTTTCTACTCAGTTAGCACTACAAAAATTGGTTGGTAAAAGAAGAGCTTTATTAGCATATCTTTACAAAAAAGATATCAACAGATATAGAGCAATCATTAAATCATTAGGATTAAGAGATATCATTAAATCTATCTAA
- a CDS encoding D-alanine--D-alanine ligase: MKKNIALVAGGFTGESVISLNSTKTVYKNLDRSKYNVYQIIIDSEKWYHEDEQGESHLIDKNDFSINIKGTKVTFDCAFIIIHGIPGEDGKLQGYFDMLNIPYTSCDATTSAITMNKGYTKQIVSAVPDLNIAKSVQLFSLDSYKQAEIEQNLGLPLFVKPNNGGSSIGMSKVNEWDDLDKAVQRAFAEGSEVLIEEFISGREFTVGAYTVDGEVNVLPITEIITTKEFFDFEAKYTAGLTNEVTPAELDNELVERIGEIIKRTYIQLNCKGMVRIDFILKDNKDFYFIEVNTIPGQSENSIIPQQVRAAGLTLTYFYGNLIDEALKTAK, encoded by the coding sequence ATGAAAAAGAACATCGCGTTAGTAGCCGGCGGTTTTACAGGGGAGTCTGTAATATCTTTAAATAGTACAAAAACAGTATATAAGAATTTAGACAGATCGAAATACAACGTTTATCAGATTATTATAGATTCGGAAAAGTGGTATCATGAAGATGAACAGGGAGAATCGCATCTGATAGATAAAAATGATTTTAGCATAAATATAAAAGGGACAAAAGTGACTTTTGACTGTGCTTTTATTATTATACATGGTATTCCCGGAGAAGATGGGAAATTGCAGGGTTATTTTGATATGTTAAATATTCCATACACAAGTTGTGATGCTACAACGTCTGCAATTACGATGAATAAAGGTTATACCAAACAAATCGTATCTGCAGTCCCTGATCTTAATATTGCCAAATCGGTACAATTATTTTCTTTAGACTCGTATAAACAAGCGGAAATTGAACAAAATTTAGGCTTACCACTATTTGTAAAACCTAATAATGGCGGAAGTAGCATAGGGATGTCTAAAGTTAATGAATGGGATGATTTAGATAAAGCTGTACAAAGAGCTTTTGCAGAAGGATCTGAAGTTTTAATAGAGGAATTTATCTCTGGAAGAGAGTTTACTGTTGGCGCATATACTGTTGATGGAGAGGTTAATGTTTTACCTATTACCGAGATTATTACCACAAAAGAGTTTTTCGATTTTGAAGCAAAGTATACCGCAGGATTAACAAATGAAGTAACTCCGGCAGAATTAGACAATGAGCTGGTTGAAAGAATAGGAGAGATTATTAAAAGAACCTATATACAATTGAACTGTAAGGGAATGGTTAGGATTGATTTTATATTGAAAGATAATAAAGATTTCTACTTTATTGAGGTAAATACAATTCCCGGGCAGTCAGAAAATAGTATAATCCCGCAACAAGTTAGGGCAGCAGGATTAACTTTAACATATTTTTATGGGAATTTGATAGACGAAGCTTTAAAAACAGCTAAATAG
- a CDS encoding CTP synthase, whose amino-acid sequence MTKYIFVTGGVTSSLGKGIISASLAKLLQARGYRVTIQKFDPYINIDPGTLNPYEHGECFVTEDGAETDLDLGHYERFLNVPTSQANNITTGRIYQNVINKERQGEYLGKTVQVIPHITDEIKRNMRLLGESGEYDIIITELGGTVGDIESLPYIEAVRQFKWEAGAHDAIVIHLTLLPFLAAAGELKTKPTQHSVKMLLEYGIQPDILVCRTEHHLSADIKKKIAQFCNVNLNAVIESADASTIYDVPLMMLKEQLDRTVLAKLKLPTKNEPNLDRWKEFLGKLKNPTAAVKVALVGKYVELPDAYKSIIESFIHAGAENECKVEVECIHSESISEENVKAKLSKFDGVLVAPGFGERGIEGKISAIKFVRENNIPFFGICLGMQCSVIEFGRNVLGLKDAHSTEMNENTPHPVINIMEEQKGVTEKGGTMRLGAYPCELKKGTKAHAIYGKNKISERHRHRYEFNNKYLQQYEEAGMIASGVNPDNSLVEIVELKNHPFFVASQFHPELKSTVANPHPLFVKFVAATLEHSKKKN is encoded by the coding sequence ATGACTAAGTATATTTTCGTTACGGGAGGCGTTACATCGTCTTTGGGAAAAGGTATTATTTCCGCATCATTAGCCAAACTTTTACAAGCGAGAGGTTACCGTGTAACCATTCAGAAATTCGATCCTTACATTAATATTGATCCGGGAACTTTAAATCCGTACGAACACGGAGAATGTTTCGTTACCGAAGATGGTGCCGAAACAGATTTGGACTTAGGTCACTACGAACGTTTTTTAAACGTTCCTACTTCTCAAGCCAATAATATTACTACTGGTAGAATCTATCAGAATGTAATCAATAAAGAGAGACAAGGTGAATATCTAGGAAAAACTGTGCAGGTTATTCCTCATATTACTGATGAAATTAAGCGCAATATGCGTTTGCTAGGAGAAAGCGGAGAGTACGATATTATTATTACAGAACTTGGAGGTACTGTAGGCGATATCGAATCTTTACCCTATATAGAAGCTGTAAGACAATTTAAATGGGAAGCTGGAGCCCATGACGCTATCGTTATTCACTTAACATTATTACCTTTCTTAGCTGCTGCGGGTGAGTTAAAAACAAAACCAACACAGCACTCCGTAAAGATGTTGTTAGAGTATGGTATTCAGCCAGATATTTTAGTATGCAGAACCGAGCATCATTTAAGTGCGGATATCAAGAAAAAAATTGCCCAATTCTGTAACGTTAATTTAAATGCGGTTATAGAATCTGCAGATGCCTCTACAATTTATGACGTTCCTTTAATGATGTTAAAGGAGCAACTTGATCGTACTGTTTTAGCTAAATTAAAATTACCTACTAAAAACGAACCTAACTTAGACAGATGGAAAGAATTTTTAGGTAAGTTGAAAAACCCAACAGCTGCAGTAAAAGTAGCATTGGTTGGAAAATACGTAGAATTGCCCGACGCATATAAGTCAATTATAGAATCATTTATTCATGCAGGTGCAGAAAATGAATGTAAAGTTGAAGTCGAGTGCATTCATTCTGAAAGTATTTCTGAAGAAAACGTCAAAGCTAAACTTAGCAAATTTGATGGTGTTTTAGTTGCTCCTGGTTTTGGAGAAAGAGGTATTGAAGGAAAAATATCTGCCATAAAATTTGTCAGAGAAAATAATATACCGTTCTTCGGTATCTGTTTGGGTATGCAGTGTTCTGTTATCGAGTTTGGAAGAAATGTTCTTGGTCTTAAAGATGCCCATAGTACAGAAATGAACGAAAACACACCTCATCCGGTAATCAATATCATGGAAGAACAAAAAGGTGTTACTGAGAAAGGTGGTACCATGAGATTAGGAGCTTACCCTTGTGAATTGAAAAAAGGTACTAAAGCGCATGCTATTTATGGCAAAAACAAAATTTCTGAAAGACACAGACATAGATACGAGTTCAATAATAAATATTTACAACAGTACGAAGAAGCTGGAATGATTGCTTCAGGTGTTAATCCAGACAATAGTTTGGTAGAAATTGTAGAATTAAAGAATCATCCGTTCTTTGTTGCTTCTCAATTCCATCCTGAACTAAAATCAACCGTGGCAAACCCTCATCCACTTTTTGTTAAATTTGTAGCTGCGACATTAGAACATTCAAAAAAGAAAAATTAA
- a CDS encoding PASTA domain-containing protein — MSKFFQYLATPEFRKQLIIAIASVLTLLFTIFFSLRYYTKHGEGLAVPLVKGLNINEAISILDEKGLRYQIDSVYVMDKPAGMVLEQDPDPETNVKTNRIIYLTIVSFQTPDVNFPDIENKTFLEAKAILENYGLKIGDTIYKSDIARDAVLGFNYANQPVRIGQKLPKGSRINLILGDGMGASEIEVPDFRGLTLSEAKFSIKGSSLTLGEIHYQGTVTDSANAVVISQFPSVQDSVVKVSIGTRINLVLSNQ; from the coding sequence ATGAGTAAGTTTTTTCAATATCTAGCAACTCCAGAGTTCCGCAAACAATTAATTATTGCGATTGCATCTGTCCTAACTTTACTTTTTACCATATTTTTCAGCCTCCGTTATTACACAAAACACGGTGAAGGCCTGGCTGTTCCTTTGGTTAAAGGTTTAAATATAAACGAAGCCATTAGCATTTTGGATGAAAAAGGTTTACGGTACCAAATAGATTCTGTTTACGTAATGGATAAACCCGCAGGAATGGTTCTGGAACAAGATCCTGACCCTGAAACGAATGTAAAAACCAATCGGATTATCTATTTAACCATAGTAAGTTTCCAAACTCCGGATGTCAACTTTCCGGATATAGAAAATAAAACCTTTTTAGAAGCTAAGGCCATCTTGGAAAACTATGGTTTAAAAATTGGTGACACCATATACAAATCAGACATTGCCAGAGATGCCGTTTTAGGATTCAATTATGCCAATCAACCAGTAAGGATCGGTCAGAAATTGCCTAAAGGATCGAGAATTAATCTTATTCTAGGCGACGGAATGGGTGCCAGCGAAATAGAAGTTCCAGATTTCAGAGGCTTAACCTTGAGCGAGGCAAAATTCTCCATAAAAGGGTCTTCACTTACTTTAGGGGAAATTCATTACCAAGGTACGGTAACCGATTCCGCAAATGCAGTTGTGATTTCGCAATTCCCAAGTGTACAAGATTCTGTTGTAAAAGTGAGTATAGGTACAAGGATCAATTTGGTGCTATCTAATCAATAA
- the yidC gene encoding membrane protein insertase YidC, whose product MDKNTFTGLFLILIILVGSTFLLKPNEEEIKREQFVQDSLAKVKSGVPVTNEHKNVTLKDSVFVDNSKQEVISSVLENDKIKLNLSNLGGQIISSVVKTETTYRGEPVVLFNKSDFGLEFVSNGKNVNTNQLYFTRVDSVPNKLTYRYADADGSYIDFIYSLPEGSNKVDFNISLKGYSQKIPGSTTDLNLVWQTNLLQQEKDLKSERNYSTVYYKTSAGDVDYLSETETAEKDVQEKIEWVSFKQHFFSAAIISKDGFSKGHTKVETTSSNDFVKRYSTKLSLPYKPSDVNSYDLTYYFGTNKFSELKDQGFSLEKQVKMGWGPLKWINRYLVLPIFNFFNSFALSYGLIILLLTVILKGALFPFTYKSYLSMAKMRVLKPEMDEIKAKVGEDNQALLQQEYLKLYKQAGVNPLGGCLPMLFQMPFILAFFYFFPNLFELRHESFLWMTDLSTYDDIIKFPTIPLLGWDHISLMCLLMTTSTLIYTYYNNQTSNVQGQMKYIGYITPLIFFGVLNSYPSGLNYYYFCANILTFAQQFFIRRFVDDDKIHAQIQENKKKPESAKKKGGFQKKLEDMMRQQQQMQQQKNKK is encoded by the coding sequence ATGGATAAAAATACATTCACTGGCCTATTCCTTATCTTAATAATCTTAGTCGGGTCGACGTTTCTACTGAAACCTAACGAAGAAGAAATTAAAAGAGAACAATTTGTTCAGGATTCATTGGCAAAAGTTAAATCTGGAGTTCCGGTAACGAACGAGCATAAAAATGTTACCCTTAAAGATTCTGTTTTTGTCGATAATTCTAAACAAGAAGTAATATCAAGCGTTTTAGAAAACGATAAAATTAAATTAAACCTGTCCAATTTAGGTGGCCAGATTATAAGTTCTGTTGTAAAAACAGAAACTACTTATAGAGGCGAACCTGTTGTACTTTTCAATAAATCCGACTTTGGATTAGAATTTGTTAGCAATGGAAAGAACGTTAATACCAATCAGTTATATTTCACCAGAGTGGATTCCGTTCCAAACAAATTAACTTACAGATATGCAGACGCTGATGGGTCTTACATAGATTTCATTTATAGTTTACCAGAAGGCAGTAATAAAGTAGATTTCAATATCAGCCTGAAAGGTTACAGCCAAAAAATACCAGGTTCTACAACAGATTTAAACCTTGTTTGGCAAACCAATCTTCTGCAACAAGAGAAGGATTTGAAAAGCGAAAGAAACTATTCGACCGTTTATTACAAAACCAGCGCTGGTGACGTAGATTATTTAAGCGAAACAGAAACGGCAGAGAAAGATGTTCAGGAGAAAATCGAATGGGTTTCATTTAAACAACACTTCTTTTCAGCAGCTATTATTTCTAAAGATGGTTTTAGTAAAGGCCACACTAAAGTGGAAACTACATCTTCAAATGATTTTGTAAAACGCTATTCCACTAAATTAAGTTTGCCGTACAAACCTTCAGACGTTAACTCTTACGATTTAACGTATTATTTTGGTACAAACAAATTCAGCGAACTAAAAGATCAGGGCTTTTCTTTAGAAAAGCAGGTTAAGATGGGTTGGGGTCCTCTTAAATGGATCAACCGCTACCTGGTTTTACCTATTTTCAATTTCTTCAACAGTTTTGCCTTAAGCTATGGCCTAATCATTTTATTACTTACGGTTATTCTGAAGGGAGCACTTTTCCCTTTCACATATAAATCGTATTTGTCTATGGCTAAAATGAGGGTTTTAAAACCAGAAATGGATGAAATTAAAGCCAAAGTTGGGGAAGACAACCAAGCTTTATTACAACAGGAATATCTTAAGTTATATAAACAGGCAGGAGTAAACCCATTAGGTGGATGTTTACCTATGTTGTTCCAAATGCCTTTTATTCTAGCTTTCTTTTATTTCTTCCCGAACTTATTCGAATTAAGACACGAAAGTTTCTTGTGGATGACGGATTTGTCTACTTACGACGATATTATCAAATTTCCAACAATTCCTCTTTTAGGTTGGGACCATATCAGCTTGATGTGTTTACTGATGACAACTTCTACGCTGATTTATACGTATTATAATAATCAGACATCAAACGTTCAGGGACAAATGAAATATATCGGATATATCACGCCATTAATCTTTTTTGGTGTACTTAACTCCTATCCTTCCGGTCTGAATTATTATTATTTCTGTGCTAACATTTTAACGTTTGCTCAACAGTTCTTTATCAGAAGATTTGTTGACGATGATAAAATCCATGCTCAAATTCAAGAAAACAAAAAGAAACCAGAATCTGCTAAAAAGAAAGGTGGTTTTCAGAAAAAACTTGAAGACATGATGAGACAGCAACAACAAATGCAACAGCAGAAAAACAAAAAATAA
- a CDS encoding acyl-CoA thioesterase: protein MSEYKKFKTEHKVRPDDIDMFNHVHNSIYLDYVLAARYEQMELFYGMAMDEFLKLGFGWVVQKVQIEYKRPLKLGDTFSVETGIVNIGEKGCKVEFTINNLKTNKTSTIGWFDFVMIDMKTGRSAVLPESIIKLYSI, encoded by the coding sequence ATGAGCGAATATAAAAAATTTAAAACTGAACATAAAGTTCGTCCTGATGATATAGACATGTTCAATCATGTACACAATAGCATATATCTAGACTATGTTTTAGCTGCGAGATATGAGCAAATGGAGCTTTTTTATGGAATGGCCATGGACGAGTTTTTGAAACTTGGTTTCGGCTGGGTGGTTCAAAAAGTGCAGATAGAATATAAAAGACCTTTAAAATTGGGTGACACGTTTAGTGTAGAAACCGGTATTGTAAACATTGGCGAAAAAGGCTGTAAAGTAGAATTTACGATAAATAATCTTAAAACAAACAAAACCAGCACTATAGGCTGGTTCGATTTTGTTATGATTGATATGAAAACAGGCAGAAGTGCTGTTTTGCCAGAAAGTATAATTAAGCTTTATTCTATTTAG
- a CDS encoding 3'-5' exonuclease produces MKDYLLFIDTETSGLPKRWDLPYTNNLNWPYALQISWIIYHPDGTEIKRENYFINENDVTISKDSIKIHGITEDFLKSHGKKRKDILRKLAYDIKKFDPLIIGHFVELDIHVLSVDYLRARIKNPFKGRNFFCTMLKSHDFSKNPRIKFLKLSELFEYLFDKHPADLHNAEKDAEHAADCFFELLKRGQITIQDVTKQKEYFLKQLNALEEQVC; encoded by the coding sequence TTGAAGGATTATTTGTTGTTTATTGATACAGAAACCTCTGGGCTTCCTAAACGATGGGATCTTCCCTATACCAACAATTTAAATTGGCCATACGCTTTGCAGATATCCTGGATTATCTATCATCCGGACGGAACTGAAATAAAACGTGAGAATTACTTTATCAATGAAAATGATGTCACTATTAGTAAGGATTCTATAAAGATCCATGGCATAACAGAAGACTTTCTAAAATCACATGGAAAAAAAAGAAAAGATATCTTACGTAAATTAGCTTATGATATCAAGAAATTTGATCCACTTATAATAGGTCATTTTGTAGAGCTTGATATACATGTATTAAGTGTTGATTATTTGCGGGCAAGGATAAAAAATCCATTTAAAGGACGTAATTTCTTTTGTACAATGCTAAAGAGTCATGATTTTTCAAAGAATCCGAGAATTAAATTTCTTAAACTCTCTGAATTGTTCGAGTATCTGTTTGATAAACATCCCGCAGATCTACACAATGCTGAAAAAGATGCCGAACACGCTGCAGATTGTTTTTTCGAGCTTTTAAAAAGAGGACAAATCACTATCCAAGACGTAACAAAACAAAAGGAGTATTTTTTAAAACAATTAAATGCCCTGGAAGAACAAGTCTGTTAA
- a CDS encoding response regulator, with product MIFSEASKNKKSILLVDDEASILKLLEFVLQKDYHLVIKSNGFDALNWLDSGNIPDLIISDLEMPYFDGSDFLRAVKVSGYYREIPIIVLSGSSTLEEIESRIPYNINGLMSKPFNPTLLKEKIKALLN from the coding sequence ATGATTTTTTCCGAAGCAAGCAAAAATAAAAAAAGCATTCTACTTGTAGATGACGAGGCATCTATACTTAAGTTATTGGAATTTGTTTTGCAAAAGGATTATCATTTGGTTATAAAAAGTAATGGCTTTGATGCACTAAATTGGCTGGATAGCGGAAACATACCTGATTTAATTATCTCTGATCTGGAAATGCCTTATTTCGATGGTTCTGATTTTTTGAGGGCAGTTAAAGTGAGTGGCTATTATAGGGAAATTCCTATTATTGTTCTATCAGGATCAAGTACATTAGAAGAGATCGAATCCAGAATTCCTTATAATATCAACGGATTAATGTCTAAACCTTTCAATCCTACCCTATTGAAGGAAAAAATAAAAGCACTCCTAAACTAA
- a CDS encoding rhodanese-like domain-containing protein — MEDIQSEEFSNILQTNKQDTFILDVREELEFHTFNVGGTNIPLGKMQKLLEDDDLEIPEDKVIIVVCQRGIRSKTAKTLLNNFGFKNVRNLEGGLLKLQRIL, encoded by the coding sequence ATGGAAGACATACAGTCAGAAGAATTCAGCAACATTCTTCAAACTAACAAACAGGATACTTTTATCTTAGACGTAAGGGAAGAGTTGGAATTCCATACTTTCAACGTTGGAGGGACGAATATTCCTCTTGGAAAAATGCAGAAACTTTTGGAAGATGACGATCTGGAAATACCCGAAGATAAAGTAATAATTGTCGTTTGTCAACGTGGAATACGTAGCAAAACTGCAAAAACCTTATTGAATAATTTCGGTTTTAAGAATGTTAGAAATTTAGAGGGAGGGCTTTTGAAACTACAAAGAATTCTTTAG